The Microplitis demolitor isolate Queensland-Clemson2020A chromosome 9, iyMicDemo2.1a, whole genome shotgun sequence genomic sequence GAATGTTTTACTATGAACACTTCGAAAGTTGAATGTGTTGTAATGTCTTACTACAAAATCGATTGATGTTTTaaccaaaataaaatagtatatcgggtggttgaaaaaaaactttttttattaggtcttaaataaatgaatttagttatgataaaaattaaaagcattACAAACTCAGTACTGacgcattaaatatattaaatttataaaaggtttttttttagtcccgacctgaataataaaataagtcaaGGATCTTGGAGCATAAAAGTATATTATAgatactttataaaattgctAGTATCTAAGTATTACTTTGTTGTGTAATTATCTATAATGGGATcatatcaatatcaataaataaaaattattagtttttaggaactgtaatatttattagcgaaataatttattttattattaataacattttatgctTTAGGTCaagcaaataattttatctgaacaaattcatttgataaaaaatttctatgtgACCTCGGGGTGACGTCAAATTGAATACTATGATTATCAGTGCGTGAGACTGGAAAAGAGCCTAAAAAATTGTGAAGGATGAAAATTAgttggtaaaataaaaaaaaaatattaaatggacCGACAGAGCAGATGACCGACATGGATCTCACGAGTCTCGgactctaataatttttttcctccagtattttctattattttacattgaaAGTCTTAGAAATGATGTCTGCTGTAACAGACCTGATTCACCGcaaattaccgtaaatttaCCGCAATGTGCGGTAAATCGACCGTAAAAAAATTCGGGCatatttaccgtaatttacggtaaattggTAAATTGCTGTGGaaataccgtaatttacgAAAAATCCACCGTAAAATACGATAGAGTGCGTTACAGCCTCcgtaaaatatgataatttcaCAAAGATACGATTGCGAAATCCATCTAAAATTCCCTAATGAACCCGAATGAAGGTAAATGACCGCAAATTAcgataaagtatttatttaccGTACAATGCGGTAAGTTTACCGAAATTTACGGTAAGTTACCGTAATTTGGGTCCGTTAGCGCGATGATAATCaataggtaaaaaaaaaattgaaagttgtCTGACTGCTGGTCAGCCCCGAAATTTTCCggtgttttcgagctcaagaagTTTGGTATCATCGACAAACCACTTTTGATCTTTTGAAGCTCGAAAATAGTAATGTTGCATATTTCATTGCGAAAATTTGAGTaattaacaagaaaaaaatgaagtaaatCGTTTATTTCTATCACCTTATGGATcggaattacggtaaattaccttATTTTGCGGCAAATTCGCCGTAATTTACGGCAAAATGCCATATTTTACggtaattcttttcaataccgtaaattacggcaAATTGGCGGTAAACCGCCacaattttaccgtaaaattgCCGTAAAATAAGGTATTTACCGCAAACTACCGTAATTTGCGGTAAATTACGGCAAActacggtaatttaccgtaattctgATCTGGTAGGGTCAGCAATgtcttttgaaataataaaccgattttgacgttcaAGGTAATATTCatcgcagtttttttttctactaacgtaaaaaaacaaaattgtcatcaattagtttttcgaaattcttccgacttttttttttttgcactaatgaaccgattttgataatttaggTAGCATTTGACGCGACTTCGAAACTTTCTGAGCTTATTAGATTTTAGAATTAATCCACCGAGTAGATCACAAATTATCCGAAAATATAATTCTTGAAAAAATCCAATTTTCGGAATATCTCCGAATACAATGTACTGATTATgctcaatttttgaaactaGTAAGCCGGTTCAAACGCCCTCAAAAAGCCAAATTGGTTcattttgttcaaaagttttaatatttacatacatacatatacatacacttggacatcattctgaaaatggTCAGAATAGGTTCTTAGGATCCCAAAAATTCAAGATCTgttaaaaactcgattttcaaaaatcgaaacgAAACCAATATTGTAGGgggaagtcaaaaaaattaattagaattaaagtaaaaattttaatatgctatcactaaaatttttttttcttatcatcaatatgatattattttttttcttgtaaaaataattcagccTCAGTAAATTTCTTTAAACTATTTCCcactgatattaaatatgtacatattatATTAACACACCCCTCTGAGgtgtgaaatattatttattattcataaatttactgtGAGGTAGAGGCGGTTTTTTATAGTCTAATCCTTATAAAAAGATATAAGaggtaaaaatacttttgtttaaaCTAAAACGTTAgcacattgaaaaaaaaaaaaatataatttcaatatggAAAAAACGCCAATAGATTCACACTGCAAAGTTTTGGACATTGGGTTGCGTTTCGCAaagtgaataataattttaaaaatacaacgtttatataatttataattgtaattttttaaaatttttaatttaaagaatttgGGGATTATTCGAATTTAATAATGAACCGCCAGGTAAATATATTGCGATAGTTgcgtttcaaatattcaattggGTGATGACGACGGTTCTCATCATTCTAAACACCGCTGACTTCATTGTTAATTTTGCCGACCTGGGTGAAGTATCCTATAATTTGGGTTATATATTCCCAATGGTAACGGCAACTATGAAAGCTTACACACTTATTAAACATCAAAAAAGTATTCGTAAGCTCCTTGATGATATTCATGAGCCTATTACGAAATTGAAATACTCATCAGGTAagttaacatatatatatttagtttaattacttttttatctttgcaCTCTTTCAACGCTGtggtatgatcatatatgatcaattATGACGACacattttatcatatatgatcatatgggAAGCTATATTAGCTACTACAGCTTTAAACATGATCataaattaccataattaaTCTTATATGATCTTCCATAATATCATGTGTGATCAAGTATGATCACAGTAAAGTAATGGTGTTTTCAccatgatttcacagtaaattaatggtgatttcaccatgattccacagaaaatttatgatgatttgcCTATAGTTTTATGGTGATTTTAGAATAGCAAACaaaaagttgttcaaacattcttcaacttttttatgtaatttttttaaataaactgaataTTTGTGTCATGAtggccatttttaatttttgtttgtattcttttttttttttatttcaaagttctctgaacacttaaaaattttcaagatgtgTTTTGAGAAATGagtttaatggaaaaaattgcaaaaagcttcaaagtttgatattatagaatgacaaaaaaaaaataaaaaatgatagtcattgaaaatttttgttttttcttttatttgaaataaaaaaatgatggtaggttttaataacttttttgtattttttttccacagtgaatttccagtaaacttacagtaaattcactgtgaatttactgtaagtttaCTGGAAATTCACTGTGGATTCACTGTGAATTGGCTGACCTTTGCAAATTTAGCGTCTCATCGAAGAAATTGCGAAATCAAAATGACCTGAATTGAGAGGTCTACGTTAGGTCCGTATAGGTCCACCAAAATTATCGTTAGGTCCCCTacagtttttttatgaataatttttgaaattttgcaaaaacaaatatttcattttagcATGAAAAACTAAAGACCAATACGGACCTAATGATAAGGAATGcaaaaatgatcaaatttATTGGTTTCTTTCTGAATGAGGTgctaaaatgaaattttttttttttgcaaaatttcaaaaattatttataaaaaaactataggggACCTAACGATAATTTTTGTTGACCTATACGGACCTAACGTAGACCTATCAATCCAGGTCATTTTGATTTCGCAATTCCTTCAATGACACGCTAAATTTTCAAGATGTGTTTTGAGAAATaagtttaatggaaaaaattgcaaaaagcttcaaagtttgatattatagaatgacaaaaaaaaaataaaaaatgatagtcattgaaaatttttgttttttcttttatttgaaataaaaaaatgatggtaggttttaataatttttttgtattttttttccacagtgaatttccagtaagcttacagtaaattcactgtgaatttactgtaagtttaCTGGAAATTCACTGTGGATTCACTGTGAATTGGCTGACCTGTGCAAATTTAGCGTCTCATCGAAGAAATTGCGAAATCAAAATGACCTGAATTGAGAGGTCTACGTTAGGTCCGTATAGGTCCACCAAAATTATCGTTAGGTCCCCTacagtttttttatgaataatttttgaaattttgcaaaaacaaatatttcattttagcATGAAAAACTAAAGACCAATACGGACCTAATGATAAGGAATGcaaaaatgatcaaatttATTGGTTTCTTTCTGAATGAGGTgctaaaatgaaatttttttttttttgcaaaattttaaaaattatttataaaaaaactataggggACCTAACGATAATTTTGGTTGACCTATACGGACCTAACGTAGACCTATCAATCCAGGTCATTTTGATTTCGCAATTTCTTCGATGAGACGCTAAATTCGCACAGATGAATTGGCTGTGGTGCCACACTAAAATTACTGCAATACCACTGTGAGGTAACTATGAATCGACTGTGATAACATAATAAGATCACTGTGAAACCACTATCGAATCACTGTGAGATAACCATAAAACTACAGTGACCGAATGGCACAAAATCACTGTGATTTTACAGTGATTCCAGGTCCGCGAGGGCATGTGTGAATTCACACATggtcatataattatttaaatgatcatagataattatttgttcataTCTAAAGCTCATTATTGAACATAGATCTAGGAGCGTTAACAACTGTCAGAATAGGACTAACATACCAAAATATggatttcattatatttataattgccTGTACATTTGTTGTGTTAACACTTGTATTGCCATTGCCAATAATATTGAAGACACGTCAATTACCAATACGTGTTGTTGTTCCATTTGATAAAGAACCGGATCCGATATTTCAATTAGTATATCTATTTGAACTTTACGGCTTATGTACCGAATGCATGTGGACTGTTATATACGACCCAATGGTTATGGGACTTATAAGATGGATTGTCGTTCAAACAATTATACTAGAAGCCAACTATGGTCATTGCAATAGTCTCGAGATACCTCGTGCGACTTTTTCAATGGACGAACAAGAATAcagaacaattaaaaactacAAGTATCTCGACGTAACTTCAgaacaaacaaaaatacatGCATTCGTACCTTTTTCATCGAAAGAGGCCCATGTTAAAAATGATTCATTTGTAAAAAGATTTACACTTTGTGTTAAGCATCATCGTCGACTATTAAGTCTTATCGATAGATTTAACAGTACATATAGCGTTGTATTGTTTGCCCAAATATCATCAGATTGTTTATTAACATGCATTGGACTTTTTCAAATGGCTTTAGTGAGTAtgattgtttatatattttttctaatgtcCCTGATTGAGAAATCCGATTAATTTCGATAAGATTCTTCTTCAACAACAACCTAACCTATATTAGCCGCGCGCATATGGCTCATAACTTTTTGACAATATTGTAGCAGGTCAACTaccttaaaaatataattttttattttataggcactcaagaaaaaaagaaacattttCCGAGATGTTATTATGCTCGGATCCGGTTTGATCCATTTAGTTTATTGGTGCATTCTTggaaatcgattaattatcGAGGTGTTTCAAAGATATACAAGTGATAAATCatcattaaattaacatttttcgttgttacaaaaaaatatatagttacTGATGTTTAGAGTCATGGCTTCACCtgtttttaattagaaaaaatcaaattttagatACATCActttaaaacgaattttaacATCTTAAGCAACAATAATTGATAAGTTatacaaaagttataaaatatgattaatttaaaaaatatatatgaaaatttttagttcagttaaatttaacatgGGAAAaggatttatttatgaatattcagAGTGTGAGCACTTGGAACATTGATAAATCTGTGGAGCCACGCACCTAAACAATATTAACCaagtatattttcatttttcatagtCATCATTAGAAAATCATTATCAACCAACGTCCAGATAatcctatcaaaaaaatccatgtgggATTGCATGGGAATCCATAGGAATCTGTACAGAAAAGTATGAAATTATGTACGGATTCATGAGGTTTAATATAGGAgtgtatgaatttatataagaatccaTTTAGGAAACCATGGGTTtctatataagtaatttatatataatctggCGGATCTTGATTTCTATGTCTATCATTTATTGATACgcgtttataaataaaacaacagaTTAATATTCCTATGGGAAACCATTCGAAAACGCCATGTGGGAACCCACTAGGAATTTCGACTGGATTTTCATATGGACTTTTTGATAGGGAACTTCAAAATTGTAAACCAACCAATTTTTATAAggaactcgaaaaaaaaaaaaatagtcggtttttttgggccacccttgtatatatatatatatatatatatatatatatatatatatatatatatatatatatatatataagtaaagaAATTAATCATCATACatgtaattattcatttttgcaTTTACCATGCATTAAATAAGCATTGTTTTCacgtttggaatttttttttttttctgagatatcacattataattaaaaaaaaattttttcgaacatAGGATGATAAATTATGGAAATCTATATATACGAGCGGATGGGAAAATAATATTGGGTCTAAATCGAAGCAGCTTGTGCTGAATGGATTATTACAAGGGTTGACTCCCCTGGAAATGAAGGCTggctatttttttgttttctccATGAAAACATATTTATCGGTAATTATAAGCAGCTATCTATACAGCGAAATTCAGTTAACAATATATGAAGATCTAGTGAAtggttgaatttttattggttGCGAATCTATACCAGAACGAccattatttgaataatatatttttttttaggttataCAGAAGTCTTACTCATATTTCGCGATTCTTAACACTGTGATGGATGACGAGGAATAATTCGTATCAGAAATTATTGGAGAAATAACATTATATACGaataatgtattttaataaaaaaaattcagcacgaaaatttatttttacataattattttaaacaataaatacataattttagaTTCTTTTTTATCAACGGCACTCTCGGTGGCGGAATAAATCTGTAGAGCaatcacacatatacatatatatatatatatatatatatatatatataagtgattattaacaataatttataaatttataatacttgTTTATCAATGGCATCAAATTGCCATTTCCACGTGTGATTATAAAGAAATGGACGATGATCGTAACGATTGTCGTCCGGCGAATAAGATTCGATGTGACAAGATGGCGTCAGTATTGTCATTTTATGACGATTTATTGCGTAGCAGcgataaaaatgtttaacctaaaataaataaaatttatcgaattaggttggaatttttttatgatcatatatcatcatatttttcaatgcagccttatatgatcatatagtATCATATACTgacataatataaaattaaatatgactatatacaatcatatatgatcacatcatcatatatgaccaGATAATGTCCTATGTAGCCACATAAAACTCTATATGATCATATAGTATCATATATTGacataatataaaagtatatatgacatatacaatcatatatgatcatatcatCCCATAGACCATATAATGTCATATGTGGCCGCATAGAATGctatatgatcatatacaGTCATActttatcatatataatcatattccgtcatatatgaccatatagtATCATATAGTACATTACTCCTGACTTgtaataatgtaatataaattaatgaaacaaaCCTTATCAGCAACTTCTTTAGGTGTACAATTGTTCCAAAGTGGTACCAATTTGCAAAACATTGAAAATGGGCCAGCGcaatgaatttttctcaattttccATAAGTCGAAAGTTCCGAGTAGGTCATGCCCATATCAATCTCATCAAGTTGTGCCAGCTGTCCATCCATCAGTGGCTCGAGTTCAGCAGTCGCTGGGGCCTTGATAATTCCCTCTAAAGccgttagattaaattttttaccaaagtacactatgaatttttttaaatcctctTTGGAGATTCCACCAATAGGATTTATGTCAGCGCTACTGCAGTCGTATTTTGTGAAATAACCTCTGAGTGATTCATCGACGTTGCTGGAGCCCAGGACGAGCAGACCACCAGGTCGCCCACGTACCCAGAGCATCAACTGGGCCAGCAAATACGATATCACCATACGCAAACGCGCCTGGACATTTTGCAAGGCCAAATTTTCTCTGGGCGAGCCGCCATGGACTCGGAATCGGGGGGTCAGTTTTGAAATCTGTTGGAATATTCCAAGTACCGCAGAAACTGCAGCGTCGATTACTATGTTGTGGTGATAGGATCCTATTTGGGCGGCTAATTCACTGGCACGGACTTTTGTTTCGGCGCTGGAATTTTCCGTGCCCATGTAACACGTCACTAATAAGGTGTTGCAGAGTTGCTTTGGATCTTTGGGTACGTATTCATAGTCGCCGACTATTTTCTGTACATCTGCCAGAACTTGATTGTCTGTAAATATGTTTAAAGAAACTTATTTCCTGTTCAAAAGGTTCTGGGTTCAAATTCCTGAtggatttgtttttaaaaatacctcCATTTTCGATAGCATCGACAATCATATTACACATGGAATAAACTAAGCAAGCAGTTGATGACGAATCAACACCACCACttagaggtaaaaaaaatcctccctGACAAGAACGTCGCAAATAATCCCACATCCAGCACGCGGGCGCCATTGAAATTTCTTCCTCAGCAGAATGAAACTTCAAATTGTCCTCGAGATTTTTATTTCCGGTGCCCAACTCTATTGGTTCGttggtcaatttaaaaacaacgTCATCGGCTGACAATGAAAAGTCTATTTTAACTCTCGGATACGGACTGCTACGGGCGGCCGAGTGTGTGCGAGAGCGAATATTGTTTCTGTAGgttctaaaatattaaaatcagtTAATTGGCTAAAGTCCTCAAGCGAGAcgtcttatttattaataatccaAACCTTATATCCTCAAGATCGATTGTAGCAACAGTAATTTCGACTTCAGCAAGCGAAAACTGTTTACCTGCGCTTATTATTTCCCCATTCATTGAAATCGATGACGAGCCATTGAAAAACATGCGGCCACCATCACAGCCACGTAAATTGCTGTACAAATACAACCCACCAGATTTTGCGGTTGCCGATTTAACACGATCGGTTATCGTATAGGCTTTACGGATTACAAAAACAGAACCACTGGAATTAGATATTATTTCAACGCCATCTAGTGACATATTTATGTGATTGGACGCCGGATGCCATAGCTCTTCGCATATTTCAAACCCGATACACGTGTCACGTGTCGATATCACAGCGTCACCTATCGGTACGACTGTTTGACCggtaatttgagttattataaGAGGTAGAAAGTAATCTTCAACAGTTCGTTCCtgtaacattaaaatttttcatgatttcAATGAAAAACTTCTTGTATATGATGGTATATGACCGTgaatatctgatcagatacaAGAAAAGGTATTATCTGATcaaatatgatcatatgtgattatatatgaCTAGCAATATTTGATCAGATGCAAGAAAAGGTATTATCTGATCGaatatgatcatatgtgatTTTATATGACTAGCAATATCTGATCAGATGCAAGAAAAGGTATTATCTGATCGaatatgatcatatgtgattatatatgaCTAGCAATATCTGATCAGATGCAAGAAAAGGTATTATCTGATCGaatatgatcatatgtgattatatatgaCTAGCAATATTTGATCAGATGCAAGAAAAGGTATTATCTGATCGaatatgatcatatgtgattatatatgactactaatatctgatcagatgtaaaaaaagttattatctGATTGAGTAACGTCAAATATGACGACATATGACCACATATTTCTCATTAAATACCAAAAGTACCCTATCTGATCATATGTGATGATATGTGACCacttatatctgatcagataaaaataatagacgtatctgataataaatgataacccagaataaaatatttaaatatgattatatacaatCACTAGTATCTGATCAGTTACAGatatatttgataatatttgatgttatatataatcattcaCGATCATATAAGGTCATataactgataataatttaccagatatgatcatatatgacaaTATCTGACCATTTTTACCCAAGTGagtcaattattttactaacttTGGTCCATGGAGAAAACCATCTGCTCTCACGATACATCATTGAGTCACATAATTGCATTTTTGGGCGTATCAATAAAATACGTGAATTTAAGAATGCAATACGGCAATTATATGTTACATTTTTGTGCATCACTGGCATTCCAACATCAACAATGATATCTTTGCAAACACTTGACGACAACAGTGT encodes the following:
- the LOC103575356 gene encoding uncharacterized protein LOC103575356 → MDFIIFIIACTFVVLTLVLPLPIILKTRQLPIRVVVPFDKEPDPIFQLVYLFELYGLCTECMWTVIYDPMVMGLIRWIVVQTIILEANYGHCNSLEIPRATFSMDEQEYRTIKNYKYLDVTSEQTKIHAFVPFSSKEAHVKNDSFVKRFTLCVKHHRRLLSLIDRFNSTYSVVLFAQISSDCLLTCIGLFQMALALKKKRNIFRDVIMLGSGLIHLVYWCILGNRLIIEDDKLWKSIYTSGWENNIGSKSKQLVLNGLLQGLTPLEMKAGYFFVFSMKTYLSVIQKSYSYFAILNTVMDDEE
- the LOC103575355 gene encoding glutamine-dependent NAD(+) synthetase, which encodes MGRIVTVAVSTLNQWSMDFEGNLRRILESIEKAKLAGAKFRSGPELEITGYNCEDHFFESDTRYHSWQVLATLLSSSVCKDIIVDVGMPVMHKNVTYNCRIAFLNSRILLIRPKMQLCDSMMYRESRWFSPWTKERTVEDYFLPLIITQITGQTVVPIGDAVISTRDTCIGFEICEELWHPASNHINMSLDGVEIISNSSGSVFVIRKAYTITDRVKSATAKSGGLYLYSNLRGCDGGRMFFNGSSSISMNGEIISAGKQFSLAEVEITVATIDLEDIRTYRNNIRSRTHSAARSSPYPRVKIDFSLSADDVVFKLTNEPIELGTGNKNLEDNLKFHSAEEEISMAPACWMWDYLRRSCQGGFFLPLSGGVDSSSTACLVYSMCNMIVDAIENGDNQVLADVQKIVGDYEYVPKDPKQLCNTLLVTCYMGTENSSAETKVRASELAAQIGSYHHNIVIDAAVSAVLGIFQQISKLTPRFRVHGGSPRENLALQNVQARLRMVISYLLAQLMLWVRGRPGGLLVLGSSNVDESLRGYFTKYDCSSADINPIGGISKEDLKKFIVYFGKKFNLTALEGIIKAPATAELEPLMDGQLAQLDEIDMGMTYSELSTYGKLRKIHCAGPFSMFCKLVPLWNNCTPKEVADKVKHFYRCYAINRHKMTILTPSCHIESYSPDDNRYDHRPFLYNHTWKWQFDAIDKQVL